tgaaaAGAACCCATCTTACAGCACTCAGACATCAGTCACAGACAACGTTTGTCTCTTTACGAGGTATAAAGGCAGAGGTTGAGATCCCAGTTCTGTCATTTAATCACTTCTAACCttacaaaatgaatttaaatctcagtttcatcatctgtaaaattaacACCCACGATGGAACCGTCCTTTATCTTTGATTATGATGATGGTTACACAGGGGTATACATTCAACACTGTTCAAACTGGACACTTTTAAGTTAAATTATAccacttttattctttaaaaagttttaaaagctgactttaaaaaaacaaacatccactGCACAGAATGGATGTAGAGATTAATGAGATAATATCTGTTAAAAACTTAATCAGGACCTGGCCTCTAGTAATTGACAATAAATATTAGCCAAATAGTAAAttagtaaattaaattaataaatcaagAGGGCTGCTAGAGCCCTAGGATCCACTCTGCTCTCACGACCTCCCTAAAGCACCCATACTTTGTCCGCTGTGGACTAACAGGATAAGCCCTCTGTCTTCTCGCCCACATCCCCTGTACCCAGCCCCCAGGCTGTCTCACCTCCACACTTGCATGTacggctccctctgcctgggctgcTGTTCCTGAGGCCACCACtcttttccccacccccaacacatCCTTCAAGACCTGGTCAGGCATCCTCTCCTCTCCAAAGCCTAGGCCTGGGCGGACAGGGTAGGTGGTGCTTCCTCTAGGCTCCCACTGGAGTCCTGGGCATGCCAGCTCCTGCAGCCATGTGCCTGTTTATACAtctgccttcctcccaccctcctaccACCTCAGACTgggaacttcttttttttcatttatttttttttgcggtaagcgggcctctcactgttgtggcctctcccgttgcggagcacaggctccggacacgcaggctcagcggccatggctcacgggcccagccgctctgcggcatgtgggatcttcccagaccggggcacgaacccgtgtcccctgcatcggcaggcggactctcaaccactgcgccaccagggaagccccagactgggAACTTCTTGAGGGCCAAGTGCAACATATTCATCTCTGCATCCTCAGAGCCCAGTGCAGCACAGCCTATGTGCTCAATCAACCCGCAGTGAGGCTCTGAGCTCCCCCCGCCATGTGTCTCCCCTCACCcctccagggcaggggcaggggtagGGGCCCAGGTGGGCAGGCTGACCTCTGGCGGCCGTGAGGATGCGGGCGCGGTGCACGCCCAGGCGGATGCCGCAGTCCTCCAGGAGCTGCTGCTCCGACACTCGGTGCAGCAGGGAGCGGTCCAGGCCACAGCTGACTAGGCCATACGTGTATTGACGGAAGCGCGAGTCCAGGCTTCCCAGCCAGTCAGCCAGGTTGCTGCGGTCGCATGTAGCGTAGTTGGCGAAGGTCTTGAGCTCCGTGAGCTCCCTAAAGAATCTGCACCCAAGGGAGGAGAGGATGCTGAGATCTTGACTGGGCACTGGCTAGAGGCGGAGGGGGTGTTAGACCTGCCCGGGGCGGGGGAGTATGTGGGCTGGAGGCTCCGTACCTCTTGCGGGTGATGCCTGACTTCATGCCCAGGTCGGTCTGGAGTTCCTCATCCGTGAGCCGCAGAAGCAGGTCTCCATCCACCTGCTGCTCCTGGAGGCGGGGTCAGATGTAAGGAAAGGCTCCCATCCTCAGCATTTGGACCCCACCCAGCGCAAGATCAAGAGCAGGGACCTGGAGATGGCGGTGGGGGAGGCGGATGGGACCCAGATGAGAACCGAATGACCCCGAAAAACACTGAGTAcaggctccccacccccaaaagtcCACCCTGGTGCCGCTGGCGTGCTGCGCCGGGATGGGGCGCGGTCGCCTGTGTGCAGGGCGCCCCTAGCGGCCACGCGGCCCTCGGGGATGCCCTTGCTCCGACTGCCGGCCGGCGACCCCGTGCGGCTCTACCCGGAAGCTCTCGCAGTACTGGGAGAAGCCGATCTGCTGCAGCCATGTCTGGACCTCGGCTTCCTTCCAGCTGGCCACGCTGGGCTGGATGGGCCGCGGCACCTCCTCGCCCAGCAGGCGCAGCGCGCGCTTCGCCAGCGCCGACGTGGTACCATTAGTGGAGTAGGAGACGAGGCGTTTCAGGCTCTGGATGGCACCTATGTCGCTGAATACCTGGGGAAGTGCGGAGAGGATGTCTTGGATCCACCAATTCACCAGCCGCCCCCAAACGTGCCTGGTCCCTCCCCTCGCCTCTTCTCACCGCTGAAAACCCCACCGTCTGCCCTTGCCCTGCCTTCATCCAGTAAATCACCAGGTCCTGTGGATTCCCCCTCCAAAAGctccttcaacttttttttttttttttttttgcggtacgcgggcctctcactgttgtggcctctcccgttgcggagcacaggctccggacgcacaggctcagcggccatggctcacgggcccagccgctccgcggcatgtgggatcttcccggaccggggcacgaacctgtgtcccctgcatcggcaggcggactctcaaccactgcgccaccagggaggccctccttcaaCTCTTGACCAGGTAAGTCCCTCTCATGCCTCCCCTCTACAGCTTCCATCTGCCCCGAAATCAAGTCGAGTTCTCAGTATGGCTGCCAGGCCTGGCACAGTGCAGCCCCTGCCCACCAATCCCCACtctactcccccttcaccaagcCACCACCCATGGAGGCTCTCCCACCTCTGGGCCTCAACCTGTGGTGTCCCCAGACGCTTAGTTCTTCTAGCCTGCTTGTGGGAATCCTACTCATCCACTGGATCCAGATTGATTGGCACCTCCAACATGCAGCCTGCTTTGATTGCCCCACAGCTTGGCCCATACCTCCAGTTAGGCCTTGTGCTACACTCTGAATGCTACTGTTGTTAATTGATAATGCAATTTCTACTGGACTGTAAGCTGAGGTCATGTCTTAGTCACCCCTGGAGTCCCATAACTGGCACACTGCAGGGTACAGAGTGAGGGCTCACTATGTCTATTTTGAACTGCGCTCACTTGGCCTTGCTGGGAAAGAGGTGCCAGAGCTGGTGGTCATGGCTGCTGCCAAGACCCACTCCTTGGAGTCCTCACTCCCTACTTCCCTTTAAATCCCTCCTCCCAAAACAGAATGGCCTGTTTTGTAAAGCCAGCCCTCCCATGGCCCAACTCTGGCGTGCAGAGAGGAGAATCAAAAGCTCCTAGAACATTGGACCTTGGAAGAGGCCTCAGAGACCCCCTAACACAACAGTCTCTTCTGGATCTATGGGGACACACGTGATGGGTGACAATCACCTGTGAGACACACTCCTCTGATGACCCCTGTCCAGCCCCAGATGACCACTGTCGTACAGATAGGGTGGTCCATGCAGTGTGCACCACTCCCTGTGCACCAGCGGTCACTAACCCCCCAAACCTCCAGAGGAATACAAAGGAGGGAGAGTGACATTATAGGATAATCTTAATtctgtaatattaaaaaaaactaacacCAGAAACTTTCGATAGTTTAACTATTACTAGTCTCACATCCAGGGTAAGAACTGCAGCTGTGGTCCACTCCTTCAATTTTCCAGAGGTCAAAAGTGAggcatatggggacttccctggtggcacagagggtaagactccacattcccaatgcagggggcccgggtttgatccctggtcagtgaactagaacccacacgcatgccgcaaatgagagtttgcatgccacaactaaggagctcacagccgcaactaaggagcctgcctgctgcaactaacacccagcacaaccaaataaataaataaatagtaaaaaaaaaaaaaaaaagaatatcccacattaaaaaaaaaaaaaaagtgaggcacataaaggcccagagaggggaagccaGGTACCCACCGTCACACAGCAATTTAAAGCAGAGGGCAAAGGCTGCAGATCAGGTCCTGAGATTGGGGACCCTTTGGGACTCGGGTGGGAGTTATCTAGCTGACCCATGGATGTCCTGCCTCTGTTCACTCCATCTGTTTCTGGACTCCAGACCCAAATGACAGAATGGCCCACTGGAGCACCCGAGGTTGTCATCCCTCAGGCACTTCAAACTCCATCTGTCCCATTGAACTCACTTTCTCTCCACCCTCAAACTATCTCACCCAGTTCACCTTATCTCAGTACCAGGTGCCACCGTCCACTGGGTTGCCTATGTCCAAAGCCAGGAGTATCCTCAGCTGCTCGCTCTCCTTCACCCAGCCACCCACCAAGTTCTAACTCTCTCTCTTCAGTACCTCTGGAGtctgcttctctctgcctctgctgtcatgccctggtcctcacctCCACCATCCCAGCTGCCCCCTGCCATGGCCTTCTATCTGACCCCCCTGCCTACAGCCTCACCCTTGCCTACCCCGTCTCCATGCAGCAGTCAGGGTGATCTTTGTGGAACACAGAGATCATACAGAGAGGTATGTCCCCTACATAAAACCTTGGTCTTGCCTTCAAGGCCAGAATGATGGGTCCCTCATCTTTCTCCTTATTTCACCTCTCATGTGTCTTTCAAgtcctagtttttttgtttgtttgttttttgttcttgttttgttttgtttttggctgtgccaccggcatgctggatcttagttccccgacccgaGATTGATCTCGGGCCCGtgtcccctacagtggaagcgtggagtcttaacgaatggaccgccagggaagtccctcaagtccCAGCTGAATGTCATTTCCTCTGGGGAgccttcccagtctctctctaACCCCTTCCCCACCCAACCCCACACCCGCACCCACCTTGGTCTTGCCCTGCAGACTCTTGATGGCAGCCTCGGCACAGAGATAGAAAGCCCCGATGCACTGCGCCTCCAAGCGCGACGAGTCAAGCAGCGGCACGAGGCGCTGCAGGTCGTCAGGCCCGCGGCCCTGGCTGGTGTCACTGGCGTCCACCAGGCAGCGGGCGAAGCGGCCGGGGTCCAGTGAGGCCACTAGCGGCTCCACGAGGGCCAGCGTGCCCGAGCGCTCCACCTCGCGCTCCACCTCCTTGTTGGTGGCCAGCACCGCCACGGCGAGGCAGGCGTGCAGTCGGAGCAGCTCGTCCTCGGAGAAGGCGAGCGGGAAGAGCCACTCGGCGGCGCGCTTCTCCACCATGCGCCGCTGCGCCGCCTGGCCCCCGTGCAGCGCGCAGTTGGCCAGCGCCAGCGCGCAGTGGCGGAGCAGCGGCGGGTCCGTGCGGCGGCACCAGTACAGCACCGCGTCCAGGCCGCCGGCCGCCACCAGCCGCTGGCACGTCTCCTCCGAGTGCTTGAACATGTGCTCCAAAATGCCGGCCACGCTCCGCGCCAGCTCCACCGGCTCCCGCTCCTTTGCCAGGTTCAGGATCACGCCCAGCCCGATGCGCGCCACTCGGTCCCTGCCGAAGGAAAGCGGGAGGGAGTAAGTGGAGGTGCCGTAGCCCGGGGTGCTTATCTTAACCCAGGGCCTCGTTACTTACGCTTTCTGGGCCTTGCTAGCGTCAAATAGGACATGAGTCTGgtcctccctgcctcctccaccTCCCTCATCTCCTGCCCTGGGACAACCAGACTTCTCTGATTATAAGGGTGCTCCATCCTGGCCACACCCATTTCTTCCCAGACACCCGTCCCTGGAGAAGCAGCatgcgtagtggttaagaattctaGCTCTAGAGCAGATCTCCTGGGTCCTGGTTTCTTCTCTACCATTTtctagctgtgggaccttgggtaCCTTCCTTTATCTTTATTGATTTCCTCATCTCGTAAATAGGATAAAGTGAATACCCACCCCATAGAGTTATTACGAGAACTAATGtaaaaatgcatgtaaagtgcttggcacagttcctggcacataggaaagactcaataaatgttcatctcTTCAAAATTCTCTTCACTCTATGCTGTGTGACTGgggtgtatttattcattcattcaaaacaccatttattgaggacttactgtgtgccaggcgctgcAATAGGGGCTGAAGTTAAACAGTGCCTAAGAGAGACTGGAGCTAATAACAGCTAATACGGAGCCAAACAATAAGCAAGTAAACAGCGAATGAACAGGGTAAGAGTTATCTGACCAAAATGATAGCAAAACCAGGTGCTGTGATGGAGAGTGCCTGGGTGGAGGGATAAgtctgaggaagtgacatctgCGAGTTAAATGTCCAGAGACCCCTGCTTGGAAGTATCTGGAAGAAGAGCATaataggcagagagaacagcaaggaCAAAAGCCCCGAGGGCTGATGAGCTTGGCACGttccaggaagagaaagaaagccaGAGATGTCTGCAATGTctaaaacaaacaaggaaaaatataaaatcaaagagGGATTCATGTATAgactatataaatacatattcaaaTCAACAAGCAAAAGGCAGTAAATCCAACAGGAAAGGGGCAAAGGACACAAATGGGCAATTtacaaaaggaaattcaaaatgtTAACAAGCAAATAGAGATACTCTAATTCATtagtaatcagagaaataaaaattaaaccagCTATCACTTTACACCCATTAAACGGGCAAAAAGCAGAAGCTGCTTCAAGTGGTTGAGGTGGAAGTTTCAAGGGAAGAGTGAGGAAAGAGCTCCTGGGGGCCTCTTGAGTCATCTCAAAGCATCTGGACTTCATCTTGGTGGCAAATGGGGAGTCACTGAAGGGCTTCAGGAAGGGGAGTGACCTGGTCACACATGGGTTTTAGGAAACTCGCTCTGGCTGCTGTGGGGAGGACAGGTCAAAGGAAGAGAGCTTGGAGGCCAAGAGAGCAGACAGGAGAGCTGCCACACTCCAGGCAGAGGTGAAAGTGTCCTGTCGTCCTGACCTCCACCAATGATGTCCCTCAAAGACTTATAGGCCCAGCCAGCTATGGAGTCCTTGCCCAGTGAGCACCACAGTGACCACAGTGCTTATGACTTTGTGTCCACTGCagggcccagctgagcccagaacATGGCCTGAGGCCAGGGCAGCTTTGCTGAGCTGATCACTGGACTTCTCTGCAGCCCAAAGGAACAGATGGGTTCTAATCATCCACTCGGGCAGAAGGCACTGCAGTTGTTCCTTTAACCAAGGAGAAagccaaagctcagagaggttacatgGCATGCCCAGGTTACACAGCTGGTGAGAGGcatagctgggatttgaactcacatCTGTCTGTCTCCAGGGCTCAAGATCCTTCGTCTGCACTTTGTGCTTCCAGAACAATCTGACTATATATACTCCAAGAATATCAGAACCAGGAAGTGCTTAAGAAGTCATCTAATCCAACAACACCCGCCCTGAGGCTCAATGAAGGGAAGGGCATGTTCAGGAACATCAATTCCGAAAGAGGACtttattcacatttcttttttttttggccgcaaggcttgcaggatctcagttccccgaccagggatcaaacccaggccatggcggtgaaagcccggaatcctaaccactaggccaccagggaactgtGCAATTGTGCATTTCTTGAACCCCAGCCCTCACCTTTCCCTATGCACTTGGCACCTTTATAGAGTTGAACTCTGTGCTAGTTGTGAGATTTATTCACTCAATTCCCAATTCTTC
Above is a genomic segment from Mesoplodon densirostris isolate mMesDen1 chromosome 18, mMesDen1 primary haplotype, whole genome shotgun sequence containing:
- the SARM1 gene encoding NAD(+) hydrolase SARM1 isoform X2, with product MVLTLLLSAYKLCRFFAMSGPRPGAERLAVPGPDGRGCAGPWWAAGGRGPREVSPGASTEVQGALERALPELQQALSALKQAGGVRAVGASLAEVFQLVEEAWLLPAMGREVAQGLCDAIRLDGGLDLLLRLLQAPELETRVQAARLLEQILVAENRDRVARIGLGVILNLAKEREPVELARSVAGILEHMFKHSEETCQRLVAAGGLDAVLYWCRRTDPPLLRHCALALANCALHGGQAAQRRMVEKRAAEWLFPLAFSEDELLRLHACLAVAVLATNKEVEREVERSGTLALVEPLVASLDPGRFARCLVDASDTSQGRGPDDLQRLVPLLDSSRLEAQCIGAFYLCAEAAIKSLQGKTKVFSDIGAIQSLKRLVSYSTNGTTSALAKRALRLLGEEVPRPIQPSVASWKEAEVQTWLQQIGFSQYCESFREQQVDGDLLLRLTDEELQTDLGMKSGITRKRFFRELTELKTFANYATCDRSNLADWLGSLDSRFRQYTYGLVSCGLDRSLLHRVSEQQLLEDCGIRLGVHRARILTAAREMLHSPLPCTGCKPSGDTPDVFISYRRNSGSQLASLLKVHLQLHGFSVFIDVEKLEAGKFEDKLIQSIMGARNFVLVLSAGALDKCMQDHDCKDWVHKEIVTALNCGKNIVPVIDGFQWPEPQALPEDMQAVLTFNGIKWSHEYQEATIEKIIRFLQGRSSRDSSAGSDTSLEGAVPLGPV
- the SARM1 gene encoding NAD(+) hydrolase SARM1 isoform X1; amino-acid sequence: MVLTLLLSAYKLCRFFAMSGPRPGAERLAVPGPDGRGCAGPWWAAGGRGPREVSPGASTEVQGALERALPELQQALSALKQAGGVRAVGASLAEVFQLVEEAWLLPAMGREVAQGLCDAIRLDGGLDLLLRLLQAPELETRVQAARLLEQILVAENRDRVARIGLGVILNLAKEREPVELARSVAGILEHMFKHSEETCQRLVAAGGLDAVLYWCRRTDPPLLRHCALALANCALHGGQAAQRRMVEKRAAEWLFPLAFSEDELLRLHACLAVAVLATNKEVEREVERSGTLALVEPLVASLDPGRFARCLVDASDTSQGRGPDDLQRLVPLLDSSRLEAQCIGAFYLCAEAAIKSLQGKTKVFSDIGAIQSLKRLVSYSTNGTTSALAKRALRLLGEEVPRPIQPSVASWKEAEVQTWLQQIGFSQYCESFREQQVDGDLLLRLTDEELQTDLGMKSGITRKRFFRELTELKTFANYATCDRSNLADWLGSLDSRFRQYTYGLVSCGLDRSLLHRVSEQQLLEDCGIRLGVHRARILTAAREMLHSPLPCTGCKPSGDTPDVFISYRRNSGSQLASLLKVHLQLHGFSVFIDVEKLEAGKFEDKLIQSIMGARNFVLVLSAGALDKCMQDHDCKDWVHKPVSC